One stretch of Lytechinus variegatus isolate NC3 chromosome 17, Lvar_3.0, whole genome shotgun sequence DNA includes these proteins:
- the LOC121430536 gene encoding myosin regulatory light chain 2, smooth muscle minor isoform-like isoform X1 yields MASRSKTKKGKKRAQRATSNVFAMFDQAQIQEFKEAFNMIDQNRDGFIDKEDLHDMLASLGKDPTDKYLEDMMKEAPGPINFTMFLTLFGEKLNGTDPEEVIVNAFACFDPDATGFIPDTYLRELLMTMGDRFTEDEVDEVFVGWDSKDSKFNYREFSRVLKHGTKEPDDDPRP; encoded by the exons ATGGCGTCAAGatcaaaaacaaagaagggaaagaagagGGCTCAGCGTGCGACGTCCAATGTCTTTGCTATGTTTGACCAAGCACAGATCCAGGAATTCAAAGAAGCTTTTAATATGATAGATCAAAACAGAGATGGATTCATTGATAAAGAGGATCTGCATGATATGCTGGCCTCTCTGG GTAAGGACCCAACTGATAAATACCTTGAAGACATGATGAAAGAAGCTCCAGGACCAATCAACTTTACTATGTTCCTCACACTCTTTGGAGAGAAACTCAATGGTACTGATCCTGAAGAAGTCATTGTTAATGCATTTGCTTGCTTTGACCCTGATGCAACTG GTTTCATCCCAGACACCTATCTTCGTGAGCTCTTGATGACTATGGGGGATCGTTTCACTGAGGATGAAGTAGATGAAGTGTTCGTTGGATGGGATAGCAAGGATAGTAAGTTCAACTATCGCGAGTTCAGTCGTGTCCTCAAACACGGAACCAAGGAACCTGACGATGACCCAAGACCTTGA
- the LOC121430536 gene encoding myosin regulatory light chain 2, smooth muscle minor isoform-like isoform X3, producing MASRSKTKKGKKRAQRATSNVFAMFDQAQIQEFKEAFNMIDQNRDGFIDKEDLHDMLASLGKDPTDKYLEDMMKEAPGPINFTMFLTLFGEKLNGTDPEEVIVNAFACFDPDATGFIPDTYLRELLMTMEDRFS from the exons ATGGCGTCAAGatcaaaaacaaagaagggaaagaagagGGCTCAGCGTGCGACGTCCAATGTCTTTGCTATGTTTGACCAAGCACAGATCCAGGAATTCAAAGAAGCTTTTAATATGATAGATCAAAACAGAGATGGATTCATTGATAAAGAGGATCTGCATGATATGCTGGCCTCTCTGG GTAAGGACCCAACTGATAAATACCTTGAAGACATGATGAAAGAAGCTCCAGGACCAATCAACTTTACTATGTTCCTCACACTCTTTGGAGAGAAACTCAATGGTACTGATCCTGAAGAAGTCATTGTTAATGCATTTGCTTGCTTTGACCCTGATGCAACTG GTTTCATCCCAGATACCTATCTTCGTGAGCTCCTGATGACGATGGAAGATCGTTTCAGTTAG
- the LOC121430536 gene encoding myosin regulatory light chain 2, smooth muscle minor isoform-like isoform X2 — protein sequence MASRSKTKKGKKRAQRATSNVFAMFDQAQIQEFKEAFNMIDQNRDGFIDKEDLHDMLASLGKDPTDKYLEDMMKEAPGPINFTMFLTLFGEKLNGTDPEEVIVNAFACFDPDATGFIPDTYLRELLMTMGDRFSEDELFDNPFI from the exons ATGGCGTCAAGatcaaaaacaaagaagggaaagaagagGGCTCAGCGTGCGACGTCCAATGTCTTTGCTATGTTTGACCAAGCACAGATCCAGGAATTCAAAGAAGCTTTTAATATGATAGATCAAAACAGAGATGGATTCATTGATAAAGAGGATCTGCATGATATGCTGGCCTCTCTGG GTAAGGACCCAACTGATAAATACCTTGAAGACATGATGAAAGAAGCTCCAGGACCAATCAACTTTACTATGTTCCTCACACTCTTTGGAGAGAAACTCAATGGTACTGATCCTGAAGAAGTCATTGTTAATGCATTTGCTTGCTTTGACCCTGATGCAACTG GTTTCATCCCAGATACCTATCTTCGTGAGCTCTTGATGACTATGGGGGATCGTTTCAGTGAGGATGAGCTGTTTGATAACCCTTTCATTTAA